From Longimicrobium sp.:
CAGTTGCAGCAGACCCGCCGGCCGAAACTGCTTGATCAGCTTGACCGTGGTAAAGTAGCGGGTCGCCCACTCCCGTTCCCAGGCGCCGCCCCTCGGGGGGTTGATGATGTGCTGGATGCGCGCACCCTTTGCATCGTTACTGGTGCCATTGAGAGCATCGCCGAAGTCCGACATGGCGTACGCCGCACCGACGAGACCCTCGCCGGACCGCAGCCCCAGCTTGTGCTTGTGGATCTTCTTCAACTGAAGTGAGCTCGGCATGAAGCACCCCGCGGGATCAGAGTGATGATGCAGGACGCACCGCGATGTGCGGCACGGATATAAAATGTGGCACAGCCCGGCACGGATACCACCGAACGGCGCCTCCGCTGAATACTACCGCGGAATCTCGGAAGAACAAGGCGGAATACCGCGCCTTAGCGGCGGCGCCTCTGCCCATGCCCCAATGCAGCTTGTAATTACTTGATGTTCCGGACGAGCCTACCGGATTCATGAGCCAGATGCGGAGTTACTTACGGGGATGCGGAGAGCCGCGCGACACGCGAGCACGGGTGTCGGTGGTAGATGACGGCGAGTCCGTGCGGGAGTCGCTGCCGGACCTGCGGACGGTGTGCGGATACCAACCGCCCGCCGCGACGACGCCGACCGTCCGAGGCTGCGTGAAGTGTAAACGACGGTAACGGACCTGTCACGAACGAGTTGAGCCCTCAGGCGCGAGCGCCGCCGCGATCTCCTCCCGCACCCACGCGTCCTCCTCCACCTCTTCCCCCGCAGCGCCTGCCGCGCCGCATCCGTGCCGATGCGCCCCAGCGCCCACGCCGCGTGCCCACGCACCGGTGCCTCCTCCTCCTGGCGAAATTCATCTTGACGCAGGGGCGGTCACGCGCCTACCCTGGAATTCGGCGATGCCCCGCCGACCTACTGCGGGCAACTACGGACAATTCGCGTATTCCCACCATGCCGCTCGCGTCTTTCTCGGCCGTTTGTCTATGGACAAGCCTTAAGGCGAAGCGTCCCCTGACGCGGCTTCGGCGGGCCAACGTGACGACGCAGCTTTCCACCCTTCTGCACCACCCGAGCCAGCAGAACCCGCGGCAGGAGATCCAGGGTGGCTGAGGCCCCAGCGATGAGCATCACCGTCAGGGACGACAGGGTCCAGGTGGGCGAGCGGTTCGCGTTCACCTTGCAGCGGACGCTCCGCATTCCCGATGACGGCGGAACGTATCCACTTCCCCCAGGCTTCGGGCCTCTCCCCGTCCACCGCGTGGAGAGCTATGCCGGCCGCGTCCCGGCAGCGTGGCGCAGAACGGGGGGCTTCTTCGTCCCGGTGTACCAGCGCGAGGCGCTCTGGCTCCAGTTCGAGGCGGCGTGGTGGAAGCCCAACGCAGTGATGGTGGCGGTGGGGGGCGTGAACGCCGTCTCGGGCGGCGACTGGCGCGAAAGCATGAACGCCGAGCCGCAGAACTACCTCGTGTGTCCCGACCAGCCCTGGCTCGACGGGATCAACGCCGGAGACGGCATGATCCGCCAATTCGTGGCCGTGCCTCTCGGGGGCGGCGACACGGTCGAGGAGCAGCTGACCGGGACCGCGGAGGTAGGCGGCATCCAGATCCGCATAATCGAGCCCAGGCCCGGCAGGTTTCGAGACGAGCCCCCACCCGGCGGCGACGTTCGCTTCGACGCGTTCGACGCGATCCCCACCGAGATGGGCGTCGCCGCCGGTGGCCGCATACGCCAGAAAATTTACCCCGACAGGTACGGGCTCGACACGTGGGACGAAGGAAATCGCGCAGACATCTTCGTTCACCTGGTCAACAGCGAGCAGTACCGCTCCGTCACCGGCCGCCCCCCCCCGCCCTCACCGATCAGCGCGAAGCTGTACACCGACATGGGTCTGCCCTGGTACGACCTGTACGATGAAGCGCACCGCGACGTGGGCGCAGCCCGGCGGCTCCAGGAGGTGAAGAGCCTGAGGGAGCGCGACGCGGGGAGAGGCGCTCCCCCGGATCCCGGTGACGAGCCCCTCCGCGTGGACCCCTCGCAGGTGATCGGTCTGAACCCACCCGAAAAGGATTGACGCGAGCCCGGCCGCGTGTGGCACGGGACTGATGTTCCACCCCGAGACGGAGGCTACGATGAACACCGACTACGTTTTCGAGATCTACCCGGACGAGATCCAGGCCCGCCTTGAGGCGCGCGACCGGTTCGCCCGCTCCCTTCCCACCGACGTGGGAGGGCGGGGGCTGGAGTTCGTGATCGAAACGCTGAAGCGGTGGGAGCCCGGGCAAACCCTCACGGTCGCGTTCAAGGGAGGGACGACGGCGCTGCACCAGCGCATCGCCGACGTGGCGGCCGAGTGGACCAGACACGGTAACCTCCACTTCGATTTCGGGTTCGACGCCCAGGGGGACGGACAGTTTCGCCGCTGGTCCTCTTCAGACCAGGCCTACGCGGCGCACATCCGTATCTCGTTCGACCAGGCCGGGCGCTGGTCGCTCGTCGGCACGGACAGCGTCAGCCCGCAGATCGTGGATCCCGGGCAGGCATCCATGAACTTCGGCGGGTGGGACCAGGCCCTCCCGGGCGACGCCGACGCGACGATTCTTCACGAGTTCGGGCATGCGCTCGGCTTTCAGCATGAGCACCAGCACCCGGCCGGCGGCTGCGACCTGGACTTTCGCTGGGAAGATGATCCCGGCTACACCCCCACCACGGACAACTCCGGCCAGTTCGTCGTGGACAGCCAGGGGAGACGTCCGGGCATCTACACGGTCCTGGGAGGCGCGCCCAACCGCTGGCCGAAGGCGAAAGTCGACCACAACCTGCGTCAGCTCGGAAACTCACACGCGTTCATGATCAGCGCGTTCGATCCGCATTCGATCATGAAGTACTTCTTCGGGGAGTGGATGTTTCGCGACGGCGCAAAGAGCCATTGCTTCAGCCAGCGCAACGCCACGCTTTCCGAAACTGACAGGCTCGGCATGCGCTCCGCGTATCCGGACGGTCAGGACCAGGTAAACGAGGCGCTTGCGCAGAGAAGGTCCTTTCTGGATTCGCTGATCAACGTGGAGACCATTCAGCCGGGTCTGAAGCGGACGCTGGAGATTCAGCGCGAGGGACTCGACCAACGTTGATCCCAGGTGCATCCCCGCCGCCTCGGGGGCCATTGGAGAGGCGCGCGGGGAGACCGCCTGTCAAGCCGTGGGTGCGAGAGCGATCTCCTCCCGCACCCACGCATCCTCCTCCACCTCAGCCCGTCCGGCCAGCGCCTGCCGCGCCGCCTCGGTGCCGATGCGCCCCAGCGCCCACGCCGCGTGCCCGCGCACCAGTGCCTCATCATCGTTCAGCGCGACCGCGAGCGCGGGGACGGCCTCAGGCGAGCCCCAGTTCCCCAGCGCGACCGCCACGTTGCGCAGCAGCCCGCGCCGCTTCGTCCGCTTCACGGCGGAGCCCTTGAAGCGGCGCGAGAACTGCTCCTGGCTCATCCCCATCCACTCGATCAGCGACGGCCCATCCATCCCATCGCGCGGGATGAAGGCGGGATCGTGCGCGGGCTCGGCGAAGCTGTTCCAGGGGCAGACCTCCTGGCAGATGTCGCAGCCGTAGATGCGGTTGCCGATGAGGGGGCGGAGATCGCGGGGGATGGGGCCGCGCAGCTCGATGGTGAGGTACGAGATGCAGCGACGCGCGTCCATGCGCGGGGCGCCCGTCTCGTCGCGCCCCAGCAGCGCTCCCGTCGGGCAGGCGCTCAGGCAGCGCGAGCACGATCCGCAGTGGTCGCGCGCAAACGGCTCGTCGTACGCCAACTCCACGTCCAGCAGCAGCACGCCGAGGAAGTAGTACGACCCGCGGCGGGGCTGGATGAGCATGGTGTTGCGCCCGAACCACCCGAGTCCCGCGCGCGACGCGAGCTCGCGCTCCAGCACGGGCCCGGCGTCGACGTACGCGCGCCCGCCCAGCGGCGTGAGCTCGGCGTTCGCCCATTCCTGGAGGGCGATGAGGCGGTCCTTGAGAAGATCGTGGTAGTCGTCGTTGCGTGCGTAGCGCGCCACGATCCCCCGCGACGGATCCGCCTCTCCATCATCCTCCCCGTGGTACCCGATCGCCACGACCACCGCCGATCGCGCGCCGGGCACGAGCACGGCGGGATCGGCGCGCCTGGCGACGGCGTCTTCGTGGGCCAGGTACGCCATTTCGCCGTGCATCCCCTCCCCCACCCACCTCCCATATGCCTCCGCGTGCCCCGACGGCTGCACGGGCGCGACGCCCACCGCCTCGAAACCCAGCTCCAGGGCGCGGGCGCGGATGCGGTCGGTCAGCTCGGCGGGGGGAAGGCGCGTCGAAAGCATGCGCCTGCTACACCCGTGCGTCGTGCGCGTGCCGGGGTATTTAACTGCAGGTGTCACGCGAAGGCGCAAAGACGCGAAGAAAAGACACGAGGAGAGGAGTCGTGGAGATTGAGGAGATCATGAAGGAGATTGTCGATGCCGCGTACAAGATCCACACGCGGATCGGCCCTGGGCTGTTGGAGAGCGTGTATGAAGTGGTGCTCGCGACGGCATTGGAGCATCGTGGCCTCGCGGTACGCAGGCAGGTGCCGGTTGCGATCAGGTATGAGGGTATCCACATCGACGAAGGTTTTAGAGTGGATCTTCTCGTGGAGAACAGAGTGGTCGTGGAACTCAAGTCGGTGGAGAAGATGGCACCGGTGCATTCAAAGCAGCTGCTGACCTATTTGCGGCTGATGGATCTACGCCTGGGTCTGCTGATCAATTTCGGAGCGCCAACCCTGAAGGAGGGAACCCGTCGAATCGCGAATGCCTACGCCCCATCGCGGGGTTCCCTTTAGCTCTTTCTTCGCGCCTTTGCGCCTTCGCGTGAGCCCAGCAGTTCCCGGTCTTGACGCCGCTCCGGTGCATGCCGCACCTTCCGCGCTCCTCGACACCTGGAGCACCGGACGATGCCAGACCAAACCGCCCCGCACCCCGAGCTCGCCACCCGCTGGCGCGGCGAGTTTCCGATCCTGCAGACCCACACCTACATGAACTCGTGCTCCCTCGGCGCGCTCTCCCGGCGCTCGATGGGGTACCTTGGCGAATACCAGGCGCTCTGGAACTCCATGGGCGCCTCCGCGTGGTACGAGCTGTGGCTGGGAAGGATCGCCGAGCTGCGCGGCCACGTCGCGCGCATGTGGAACGCGCGGGAGAACGAGATCGCGCTCACCCCCAGCGTCTCGGCCGCGCTCTCGTCGGTGGCGTCCACCATCGACTACACGAAGCGCAACCGCGTGGTGGTGTCGGACCTGGACTTCCCCACCCTCGTCTACCAGTGGCTCGCGCGGCCCAACGTCGAAGTGGTGCGCGTTCCCAGCGACGACGGCATCGGCGTGCCCCCCGAGCGCTGGGCCGAGTACATCGACGAGCGCACCGCCATCGTCGCCACCAGCCACGTCTTCTACGGCACCGGATACGTGCAGGAGCTGGAGCCGATCGCGCGGGCGGCGCGCGGGGCGGGCGCACTCTTTCTGGTGGATGGCTACCAGGCCGTGGGCCAGATCCCCGTGGACGCGCGCGCCAGCGGGGCGGACGTGTACGTGGCCGGACCCCTCAAGTGGCTCCTGGGCGGCCCCGGGCTGGCGTATCTCTGGGTCCGCGAGGAGTGCATCGCCGAGATGCGCCCCACCGTCACCTCCTGGTTCGGCGCGCGCGACCAGTTCTCCTTCCGCGTGGATGAGTACGAGCCGCGCGAGGACGCCGGCCGCTTCTCCCTCGGCACCCCCGCCGTACCCACGGTGTACACGGCGCTCGGGGGGATGGAGATCTTCAGAGAAGCCGGGGAGCGCGCCGTCTACGAGCGCATCGCGGGGCTCACGGAGCACCTTGTGGCGCTGCTCCACGACGCCGGCTTCGCGCTGCGCATCGCGGACGAGGCGCACCGCTCCGGGATCGTGCTGCTGAAGCACGACGACGCGGCCGGCGCCGTCGCCCGGTTGGCGAAGCAGGGGATCGTCGTGGACCACCGCGCAGGCTACGTGCGCGTCTCGCCCCACTTCTACAACACCGAAGCGGAGAACGAGCTCACCGTCCGCGCGCTCCTGGATGGGTGACGTTCCCGGACGGGAACGGGGCATGTTCCGAAACGGGAACACATTCCCGATTGACGACGTGCCCCGCCGCGTGTAAGTTATTGCACCAACACAGTTTGCACTGCCCGCCGGGGATGGCATATCGGTTGCCCTAGTCGCTGTCGGAACACGGAGCCGGCCGCGAATCGCGGAGCCCGCCCGATCCTGCGCCACCCCAAACCCCTCCTGGAGACCACATGAAGAAGTTCGCGATCGTTCTCGGTGCCGCTGCCCTGCTTGCCCTTCCGTCGCTCGCCGCCGCGCAGAGCACCGCCACCGGCTCCATCGCCGCCACGGCCACCGTCGCCACGGTGCTCGACTTCGGCACCTCGTCCGGGATGAACTTCGGTATCGTGACGCCGGGCACCACGTCGAGCAGCGTCAGCGGCTACATCCCGTTCACCCGCAACGTCGGGGTGAGCTTCACCCTTCCGGACGGGGCGACCACGGGACGCCTGACCCGCGCGGGCGGCACCGAGACCCTGCAGCCCGCGTTCAGCGCCTGCGGCGTCGGCACCACCAACAGCGCCATCACCAGCGCCTTCTCGGCGTGCGGCGGCGCGGGCCTCACCTCGGCGAGCGTGGTCGGCACCCTGACGGCGCCCACCGCCGGCCCCACCAGCGAGTTCGTGATCTTCACCGGCACCGTGGCGGTTCCGACCGCGGCCGTTCCGGGGACGTACACGGGCACCATCAAGATCACGGCGACGGCCAACTGAGCCGCACCGGACCGGCGCGAGACGAGAGGGGGATGCGGGCGTCCGTGCGGACGGCGCTCCTCCTCGCGCTCGCGGGGTGTTTAAGCGGGGGCGGGGCGTACGCCCAGGCCCCCGCGAGTGTCGGGGTGGATGCGGTTCCGGTGCAGGGGCTGTCGTTTGGGCCGCTGATCCCGGGAGTCTCGGAAGCGATCCCGGTGACGGATGCCGGGCGCCGGGCGGAGATCGTGCTGAACGGGCACGGCACGCTGGACGTGACGCTGGTGCTCCCCACGGCGATGGTCTCGCCCGCGGGCGCGCGGCTCCCGCTCCTCTTCACCGCGCGCGATGGGGCGCTGATGAGGAACGTATCGGCCTCGCTCCTCCCCATCGACCCGCTGAGCACGGTGCGGGTGAGGCTGGATGCGTCGCAGGGCCCCGCCCGCCTCCTGCTTGGAGGCACCGCGCTCCCCTCGCGGGAGCAGACGGCGGGAAGCTACACCGCCACCATCCTGGTGGTGATCACCAATCCTGGAACGTGATGTGCGCTCCGGGAGCAGAACCGCGGGAGATGCGATGACGATGCCCAAGATCCCCTCCTTCGCCGCCCGAGTGGCGCTCCTGCTGCTGGCGCTGGCCGCCGGCACGGCGAGCCGCGCCGCGGCGGTGACGGTGAGCCCCACGGCCCTCTTCATCGACTCGCGCAGCCCCACGGCCATGCTGGTGCTCTTCAACGCCGGCACCGCGCCCGAGGAGATCGAGATCGGCTTCGCCTTCGGCTATCCCACGACGGACGCGCAGGGGCGGACCAACACGATCCTCACCGACTCCGCGCCGGCGGGCGATCCTTCCATCCTCCCCTACGTGCGCGCCTTTCCGCGGCGCCTGACGCTCGCGCCCGGGCAGCGGCAGACGGTTCGGGTGCTGGTGCAGGCACCGGCGGGTATGGCCGAGGGCGAATACTGGGGCCGCGTGGTGGTGCGCTCGCGCGGGGGCACGCCCCCCATCGAGCAGAACAACGGCGACGTGCGCATGCAGCTCAACGTGGAGACCGCGGTCGCCACGGCGGTCCTCTTCCGCAAGGGCACGGTCACCACCGGCCTGGCGGTGAACGGCAGCGTGGCGCGGCTGAGCCCGGCCGGCGCGGTGGAGGCCGAGTTCGACGTGCGCCGCACCGGCACCGCCGTCTTCCTGGGCCACCTGCGCGCCGAAGTCGTCACCGCGGACGGGCGGGTGGTGGGGCAGATCGAAGACGAGATGGCCGTCTACCGGGCCCTGCGCCTGCGCTACACGATCCCGCTGGCGCCCGGCGCGCCGCGCACGGGGCTCACGGTGAGGTACACCTTCGACACCGAGCGCCCCGACCTTCCCTCGCCCGGCGCCGTCAAGGCCGCGCCGGTCTCGGGCACCGCAACCGTACAGGGCTGATGATCCGC
This genomic window contains:
- the queG gene encoding tRNA epoxyqueuosine(34) reductase QueG, which translates into the protein MLSTRLPPAELTDRIRARALELGFEAVGVAPVQPSGHAEAYGRWVGEGMHGEMAYLAHEDAVARRADPAVLVPGARSAVVVAIGYHGEDDGEADPSRGIVARYARNDDYHDLLKDRLIALQEWANAELTPLGGRAYVDAGPVLERELASRAGLGWFGRNTMLIQPRRGSYYFLGVLLLDVELAYDEPFARDHCGSCSRCLSACPTGALLGRDETGAPRMDARRCISYLTIELRGPIPRDLRPLIGNRIYGCDICQEVCPWNSFAEPAHDPAFIPRDGMDGPSLIEWMGMSQEQFSRRFKGSAVKRTKRRGLLRNVAVALGNWGSPEAVPALAVALNDDEALVRGHAAWALGRIGTEAARQALAGRAEVEEDAWVREEIALAPTA
- a CDS encoding aminotransferase class V-fold PLP-dependent enzyme, which encodes MPDQTAPHPELATRWRGEFPILQTHTYMNSCSLGALSRRSMGYLGEYQALWNSMGASAWYELWLGRIAELRGHVARMWNARENEIALTPSVSAALSSVASTIDYTKRNRVVVSDLDFPTLVYQWLARPNVEVVRVPSDDGIGVPPERWAEYIDERTAIVATSHVFYGTGYVQELEPIARAARGAGALFLVDGYQAVGQIPVDARASGADVYVAGPLKWLLGGPGLAYLWVREECIAEMRPTVTSWFGARDQFSFRVDEYEPREDAGRFSLGTPAVPTVYTALGGMEIFREAGERAVYERIAGLTEHLVALLHDAGFALRIADEAHRSGIVLLKHDDAAGAVARLAKQGIVVDHRAGYVRVSPHFYNTEAENELTVRALLDG
- a CDS encoding GxxExxY protein codes for the protein MEIEEIMKEIVDAAYKIHTRIGPGLLESVYEVVLATALEHRGLAVRRQVPVAIRYEGIHIDEGFRVDLLVENRVVVELKSVEKMAPVHSKQLLTYLRLMDLRLGLLINFGAPTLKEGTRRIANAYAPSRGSL